One genomic region from Daphnia magna isolate NIES linkage group LG10, ASM2063170v1.1, whole genome shotgun sequence encodes:
- the LOC116931983 gene encoding uncharacterized protein LOC116931983, which translates to MWDFVWEFPEKEIHAFDSLVDSQQVMFCQLSSLQRCYLEQLSFIISYKPEIKPITAIKSQHEWTYFKSPKNVVNLITQLLIPLEVENVLKKIDEILNRYEINWKNLLIIISTVQACYPTGNQHLKALINSLMQRALENLQMELLLASFLLARQINAEHTSSPHYGAWFSSITSSSTTSKQFAFLLKFLSNTVRHEPSWVLFAHRSNPPFIPMMDNCRTLWTDYTVLVRTRLEDFKLKQSTDQIIEEDATVVKEVGIAIATFEKSGRISNAVIEAAIFRKPYFINKFLPMLLKPRRVPNPPDALEELVEELKKSGKIPGPHYEAYRAACQQLQKETPENEPMDWQMSDGKTNYEILMNHVIRCKDERQQSLLIEQLDDILGALLSHTNSSTTVIDFNPDADEVATRNGLACKIVKHWIQSIQTACFAANEPDWMNRYFLLFCRYPKFVESLYVHTWNFIHVCNEDDDMACCYGIVILLLCRNSHILLPVHYRSFNGTFSELLMREDQLVLDRKESMTFYLRLLYHTLMAAKRRKELANVRLASSLYLWLCRRIMHSSKISEFKKFVGLSKDMELLKEADLPAKKWLRLEMAVVADADVLSWCERSGYLHSVLKTEYQDVPATELSLLILDSVMKGILNNSVAHADCSKDLLLLLQYLLYNDQPASSESPAWLINYWMQLRHEQGKGVDQLMWSIVCTLPPYLLSRNSSYQPIQDTSFKTLANLIENEWRNTVTSESAWLPKYIASHLLRALEGAFLDIPCLRFSAQIHRLHDNKVVAGAWASLDKALDVFHPLMYDLDNDETIDWSGVVEVDLLASQLMTLAAVSWYTKGNTDKWPGFIERLCPKISANPGLLNAWKMPYWTGEDSKFPWIQILPTCMLNLLPFVILRVLISWSDSLLPTTPDYLDALVTAHNQWIQLTHSFIDSAMGHENQSNYPVGQILDFCTLGRMASDVEQILGRAPIRSLKLLQQYSCFRAMEADYQVLVRKRCS; encoded by the exons ATGTGGGATTTCGTGTGGGAGTTtcccgaaaaagaaattcatgcCTTTGATTCTCTGGTTGACTCTCAACAAGTAATGTTCTGTCAACTTTCATCACTCCAAAGATGCTATCTTGAGCAGCTGTCCTTTATAATAAGCTACAAACCAGAGATAAAACCCATCACAGCCATAAAATCACAACATGAATGGACTTATTTTAAAAGCCCCAAAAATGTTGTCAATTTAATTACTCAG CTTTTGATTCCTCTGGAAGTGGAAAACGTTCTCAAGAAAATTGATGAAATTCTAAACCGATACGAAATCAATTGGAAAAATTTGCTGATCATAATTTCAACCGTCCAAGCGTGTTACCCTACAGGGAATCAACACTTGAAAG CTCTCATTAATAGTTTGATGCAGCGAGCATTGGAGAATTTGCAGATGGAATTGCTTTtggcttcttttcttcttgctaGGCAAATTAATGCAGAACACACTAGTAGCCCACATTACGGCGCTTGGTTTTCGTCGataacatcatcatcaacTACGTCTAAGCAATTTGCGTTCTTGCTTAAATTTTTGTCGAACACTGTTCGACACGAACCATCATGGGTTCTTTTTGCCCATAGAAGTAACCCTCCTTTTATTCCTATG ATGGATAACTGTCGGACATTGTGGACAGATTACACAGTTTTAGTCCGGACCCGCTTGGaagattttaaattaaaacagTCGACAG ATCAAATTATTGAAGAAGATGCTACCGTGGTTAAGGAAGTGGGGATTGCCATAGCTACATTTGAAAAGAGTGGGCGAATATCTAACGCAGTGATTGAGGCTGCCATATTTCGTAAACCATATTTTATCAATAAATTTTTACCCATGCTACTCAAACCGAG aCGAGTACCCAACCCACCTGATGCGCTAGAGGAGCTCGTGGAAGAGCTGAAGAAATCAGGCAAAATACCAGGACCTCATTACGAAGCCTACCGTGCTGCCTGTCAACAATTACAAAAAGAGACACCAGAAAATGAACCCATGGATTGGCAGATGTCTGACGGGAAAACGAACTATGAAATTCTTATGAATCACGTTATTCGTTGCAAAGATGAGCGTCAGCAGTCCCTACTTATTGAGCAGTTAGATGATATCCTGGGAGCACTTCTTTCCCATACAAATTCCAGTACAACCGTAATCGATTTCAATCCTGACGCTGATGAAGTCGCAACAAGAAATGGATTGGCTTGCAAG ATTGTGAAGCACTGGATACAGTCTATCCAAACCGCATGCTTTGCAGCCAATGAACCTGATTGGATGAATCGATATTTTCTGCTTTTTTGCCGGTACCCTAAGTTTGTCGAATCGCTTTATGTTCATACTTGGAACTTTATTCACGTTTGTAATGAAGATGACGACATG GCCTGTTGCTATGGCATCGTGATTCTTCTACTTTGTCGCAATAGTCATATTCTCCTACCTGTTCATTACCGATCCTTTAATGGAACTTTTAGTGAATTGCTAATGAGAGAGGATCAACTAGTTTTGGATAGAAAAGAATCTATGACCTTTTATTTACGATTACTTTACCACACCTTGATGGCGGCAAAACGTCGGAAAGAGCTGGCGAACGTGCGCCTGGCGTCCTCGTTGTACCTTTGGCTCTGTCGCAGAATAATGCATAGCTCAAAGATTagtgaatttaaaaaatttgttggaTTGAGCAAAGACATGGAGCTTCTAAAAGAAGCAGAT TTACCGGCAAAGAAGTGGCTTCGACTCGAAATGGCTGTGGTAGCTGACGCAGATGTATTATCGTGGTGTGAGCGATCTGGATATTTACACTCTGTTTTAAAAACGGAATACCAAGATGTCCCTGCGACGGAATTATCCCTTCTTATTCTCGATTCCGTAATGAAGGGCATACTTAACAATTCGGTTGCCCATGCTGACTGCTCTAaagatcttcttcttttgctaCAATATCTCCTGTATAATGATCAACCTGCTTCTTCTGAATCACCTGCCTGGCTCATCAATTATTGGATGCAACTTCGCCATGAGCAAGGAAAGGGCGTCGATCAGCTTATGTGGAGTATTGTTTGTACTCTGCCACCATATCTTCTTAGTCGAAATAGTTCTTACCAGCCTATCCAAGATACTTCTTTTAAAACACTTGCCAATTTGATTGAAAACGAATGGCGAAACACAGTGACATCTGAATCAGCTTGGCTGCCAAAGTATATTGCAAGCCATCTGCTTCGCGCATTGGAAGGTGCATTCCTAGACATACCATGTCTTCGTTTTTCTGCTCAG ATTCATCGTCTTCATGATAACAAAGTTGTCGCGGGTGCATGGGCATCTCTGGATAAGGCGTTGGATGTTTTTCATCCTTTAATGTACGACTTAGACAATGACGAAACCATCGACTGGAGTGGCGTAGTGGAAGTGGACCTTCTAGCTAGCCAGCTGATGACGCTTGCTGCCGTTAGCTGGTATACAAAAGGAAATACTGACAAATGGCCTGGCTTCATCGAACGGCTCTGTCCAAAAATATCTGCGAATCCAGGTTTGCTGAATGCTTGGAAAATGCCGTATTGGACAGGAGAGGACAGTAAGTTTCCATGGATACAAATCCTCCCAACATGCATGCTGAACCTGTTACCGTTCGTAATTTTACGAGTTCTCATCTCCTGGTCAGACTCATTACTCCCTACCACACCTGATTATCTAGATGCTTTGGTAACAGCTCATAATCAGTGGATCCAACTCACTCACTCATTTATTGATTCAGCTATGGGGCATGAAAATCAATCAAATTATCCCGTTGGGCAAATTCTTGATTTCTGTACCCTTGGTAGGATGGCTTCTGATGTTGAACAGATTTTGGGTCGAGCTCCAATACGTTCACTCAAATTATTACAGCAGTATTCATGTTTCCGTGCCATGGAAGCTGATTATCAAGTACTCGTTAGGAAACGATGTTCTTAA